AGTAATGGGTCCAGTAGTAGACGTTAAGTTTGCTAATGGTCAATTACCTGCAATTTATAACGCTTTAACAGTTACAATCGAACGTCCTAATGAAGAACCAACTACTCTTGCATTAGAAGTAGCGCTTCATTTAGGTGACGATTCTGTTCGTACGATTGCCATGTCATCTACTGACGGTTTACAACGTGGAGCAGAAGTAACAAACTCAGGAGCACCAATCTCAGTACCAGTTGGTGAAGCTACATTAGGTCGTGTATTCAACGTACTTGGTGAAGTTATCGACTTAGGCGAAGAGATTCCTGCTGAAGTTCGTCGTGATTCAATTCACCGCGAAGCTCCATCATTCGATCAATTATCAACTACTGTAGAAATCCTTGAAACAGGTATCAAAGTAGTAGACTTATTAGCACCATACATTAAAGGTGGTAAAATCGGTCTATTCGGTGGTGCCGGTGTAGGTAAAACAGTATTAATCCAAGAATTAATCAACAACATCGCACAAGAGCACGCTGGTATCTCAGTATTCGCAGGTGTAGGTGAGCGTACTCGTGAGGGTAACGACTTATTCTTCGAAATGACTGATTCAGGCGTAATCAAACAAACAGCGATGGTATTCGGACAAATGAACGAGCCACCTGGAGCACGTATGCGCGTTGCTTTAACTGGTTTAACAATGGCTGAATTCTTCCGTGATGAGCAAGGTGCTGACGTACTTTTATTCATCGACAACATCTTCCGTTTCACACAAGCAGGTTCTGAGGTTTCTGCCCTATTAGGTCGTATGCCTTCTGCGGTAGGTTACCAACCAACACTTGCTACTGAAATGGGTAAATTACAAGAACGTATCACATCTACAACTAAAGGTTCTGTAACTTCTATCCAAGCGATTTACGTACCAGCCGATGACTATACTGACCCGGCTCCGGCTACAACTTTCGCTCACTTAGATGCAACAACAAACCTTGAGCGTAAATTATCTGAAATGGGTATCTATCCTGCGGTTGACCCATTAGCTTCGACTTCTCGTGCATTATCACCAGAAATCGTTGGTCCAGAACACTACGCAATCGCAACTAACGTTCAACGTACAATCCAACGTTACCGTGAGTTACAAGATATCATCGCCATCTTAGGTATGGATGAGTTATCTGATGAAGATAAACAAACTGTAGAACGCGCTCGTCGTATCCAGTTCTTCTTATCTCAAAACTTCCACGTAGCGGAACAATTCACTGGTCAAAAAGGTTCTTATGTACCTGTTAAAGAAACTGTTCGTTCATTCAAGGAAATCCTTGATGGCAAATGGGATCACTTACCAGAAGATGCATTCCGTCTAGTTGGTTCTATTGATGAAGTAGTAGCGAAAGCTAAAGAAATGGGCGTACAAGTTTAATTAGCTGACGAGGAGGAAAAAATATGAAGACAGTTACAGTCAATATTGTCACTCCCGACGGCCCAGTATACGATTCTGAAGTAACGATGGTAATCGCTAAAACAACTTCAGGTGAAATTGGTGTGTTAGCAGGCCATATTCCTATGGTTGCTCCACTAACAATTGGTGCAGTTAAGCTGAAAAAAGCTGACGGTACTACTGAGGTTGCAGCGATTAGCGGCGGTTTCATTGAAGTTCGTCCTGAAAAAATTTCGATTTTAGCTCCTTCTGCTGAAGTTGCTTCTTCAATCGATTTAGCTCGTGCTAAAGAAGCTTTAGTTCGCGCTGAAGGCCGCCTTCAAAAGAAACAAGATGACATCGATTTCAAACGTGCTGATTTAGCATTAAAACGTGCGTTGAATCGTATCAACGTTCATGAGGGTAATATCTAATTTTGATACAAAGTGGGCAGAGCAATCTGCCCGCTTTTTTAAATATATCCTTGACGTTTGAAAACTCTAAGGATTTATAATCTTCAATTAGTAATTTTCCTTGATTTAAAGGCTTAATGAATAGAAGGAGTGAAAGTGTGAAATGGATTTAATCGTGCAAACTGGTCAACAAGCACTAATGAATATTATTGCAAATATTATTTTTATTGGTATGGCTTTGTATGCTTTACAAGGACTTCGTATTGAGCAGCTGTTTAAAAAAGGGAAAACATTTCAAATTCAACTATTTTATATATTTATGAGTATTGTTATAGGATCAACTGTGGCAGATTTCTTTTTAAATTTTTTGAGTTGGTCTAAATCCATTCCCTATATTTACCAATAAAACAGGAAATTTAATGTGTCATTTTATTTCTTGTAGGGGGCAATAATCACTTGTTTTTCACTACAAGGAATAAAAATTTCCTAGGAAATACAGTACGTTTATAAGATTATGACGTGCAGGTAGTTATTTAGGTATGGTACTTCTTTCATAAGTGGTTAGGAATGCATAATTTTTTTTGCGAGGAAAACCCAAAAAAAAAAGACCTCATATCGCGTTATTCTGCGTGTGATTTGTATTTCTAATGAATATTTGTCTATTCACATTAAATACTTGTACTGCGTATTATATATTTATAGCTATTTTGATAAAATTAGCTTAAAATAGTGATTTGGGTGCTTGAATGTGCACCATTATTTATGTAGTATGTTTTAGTGTGTAAAATAACAGTCAAATGAAAAATTAATTGAACTTATCCATTCATTTATTAATTATATGAGAATCGAATTCGGAGGGACGAATTGTGGAAAGAATTATTGTTACTGGGGGTAAAACGCTAAAAGGTAACGTACGTGTCGAAGGTGCGAAAAATGCTGTATTACCGATTTTAGCTGCGTCTCTATTAGCTTCTAAAGATAAAAATATTATAAAAGATGTACCAAACTTAGCAGATGTAAGTACAATTAGCGAAGTATTGAAAAGCTTAAATGCAAAAGTAGAATATAAAGTAGAACAAAATGAAATGATCATTGATACGTCGATGAAGCTTTCTAGTGAAGCACAATTCGAGTATGTTAGCAAAATGCGTGCCTCAATTTTAGTAATGGGGTCATTATTAGCACGTAATGGCTACGCACGTGTAGCTTTGCCTGGTGGATGTGCAATTGGTTCACGTCCAATAGAACTTCATTTAAAAGGCTTCGAAGCAATGGGTGCTAAAATATCATTTGGTCATGGTTATGTAGAAGCAAAAGTAATAGAAGAATTAAAAGGCGCAGAGATTTATTTAGACTTCCCAAGTGTTGGGGCGACTGAGAATATTATGACAGCAGCAGCATTAGCAAAAGGCATAACAGTCATTGAAAATGCAGCTAAAGAGCCTGAAATTGTTGATTTAGCAAACTTCATTAATTCAATGGGCGGTCGTGTCATCGGTGCAGGTACTGATACGATACGTATTGAAGGTGTGAAAGAATTAAAAGGTTGCGAGCATTATATTATTCCAGACCGTATCGAAGCAGGGACGTTTATGGTGGCTGCAGCAATTACTCGTGGTGATGTATTTATCGAAAACGCTGTACCAGAGCATATGACGGCATTGATTGCGAAAATGCGCGAAATGGGTGTTGAAGTAATCGAAGAAGATGAAGGTCTACGCGTACGTGCAAATGATCCGTTAAAAGCAGTGGATATTAAAACTATGCCACACCCAGGCTTCCCAACAGATATGCAATCACAAATGATGGCATTAATGTTAACGGCTAAAGGCACAAGTATCATCACTGAAACTGTATTTGAAAATCGTTTCATGCACGTAGAAGAATTCCGCCGTATGAACGCGGACGCTAAGATTGAAGGCCGTTCTGTGTTTATTGAAGGTGATAAAAACTTACAAGGTGCAGAAGTTTCAGCAACAGATTTACGCGCAGCAGCAGCACTAATTTTAACAGGATTAGTTTCTGAAGGTGTAACACGCGTTACAAAATTACATCACTTAGACCGTGGCTATGTGGACTTCCACAAGAAATTAGCTGCTCTAGGTGCAAATATTGAGCGCGTAGATATAGAAGAAGTTGTAGTAGAAACAGTGGTAACAGTATAACCGTTTAAGTATTTTTAAGCATCTAGTTGCTCGAATAGAATTTCGAGTAGTTAGGTGCTTTTTATATTGCTTAGATATATGGTAGGAAATATTTTTCCGTAGAATATTTTGAGTTTTCAGGTATATCTACTGGCAAAAAACATACATTGTCACATGAAAAAAATCATTCTCACGTTGTTAGTAATTAGCTTATTCCTTATGCCAGTTTTTATGCAAAAAGGTGAGACAAAACAATCGGTTTCTACTATAGAAACACCGAAAGATGAATGTCCAATATTTATCAAAATCAATAATACTTCGATCCCGTTAGAAGAATATTTAGTAGGGGTACTAGCTGGAGAAATGCCAGCGAGCTTTCATGAAGAAGCACTAAAAGCACAAGCAATCGCCTCAAGGACGTATGTATTAAAGCAAACAAATAATGGACAAACTCCGATTTTAGCAACTACCGCACATCAAGTTTTTCATGATAAAGATTTGCGCGAAGAAAGATGGAAGGCCGCGTTTGCACAAAACGAACAAAAGGTGCAACAGGCTGTCGAGCAAACTAAACAACAAGTGCTTACTTATAACGATCAGTTAATTACAGCAATGTTCCATGCTTCTTCCTTCGAACAAACTGAGTCCGCACAAAATTATAGCAATAGCATAGTTCCCTATTTACAGTCTGTCTCATCACCAGAGCCGCTTGAAGAAACGGAAACT
This portion of the Solibacillus daqui genome encodes:
- the atpD gene encoding F0F1 ATP synthase subunit beta — protein: MNKGHVLQVMGPVVDVKFANGQLPAIYNALTVTIERPNEEPTTLALEVALHLGDDSVRTIAMSSTDGLQRGAEVTNSGAPISVPVGEATLGRVFNVLGEVIDLGEEIPAEVRRDSIHREAPSFDQLSTTVEILETGIKVVDLLAPYIKGGKIGLFGGAGVGKTVLIQELINNIAQEHAGISVFAGVGERTREGNDLFFEMTDSGVIKQTAMVFGQMNEPPGARMRVALTGLTMAEFFRDEQGADVLLFIDNIFRFTQAGSEVSALLGRMPSAVGYQPTLATEMGKLQERITSTTKGSVTSIQAIYVPADDYTDPAPATTFAHLDATTNLERKLSEMGIYPAVDPLASTSRALSPEIVGPEHYAIATNVQRTIQRYRELQDIIAILGMDELSDEDKQTVERARRIQFFLSQNFHVAEQFTGQKGSYVPVKETVRSFKEILDGKWDHLPEDAFRLVGSIDEVVAKAKEMGVQV
- a CDS encoding F0F1 ATP synthase subunit epsilon; this translates as MKTVTVNIVTPDGPVYDSEVTMVIAKTTSGEIGVLAGHIPMVAPLTIGAVKLKKADGTTEVAAISGGFIEVRPEKISILAPSAEVASSIDLARAKEALVRAEGRLQKKQDDIDFKRADLALKRALNRINVHEGNI
- a CDS encoding DUF1146 family protein, which gives rise to MDLIVQTGQQALMNIIANIIFIGMALYALQGLRIEQLFKKGKTFQIQLFYIFMSIVIGSTVADFFLNFLSWSKSIPYIYQ
- the murA gene encoding UDP-N-acetylglucosamine 1-carboxyvinyltransferase, with protein sequence MERIIVTGGKTLKGNVRVEGAKNAVLPILAASLLASKDKNIIKDVPNLADVSTISEVLKSLNAKVEYKVEQNEMIIDTSMKLSSEAQFEYVSKMRASILVMGSLLARNGYARVALPGGCAIGSRPIELHLKGFEAMGAKISFGHGYVEAKVIEELKGAEIYLDFPSVGATENIMTAAALAKGITVIENAAKEPEIVDLANFINSMGGRVIGAGTDTIRIEGVKELKGCEHYIIPDRIEAGTFMVAAAITRGDVFIENAVPEHMTALIAKMREMGVEVIEEDEGLRVRANDPLKAVDIKTMPHPGFPTDMQSQMMALMLTAKGTSIITETVFENRFMHVEEFRRMNADAKIEGRSVFIEGDKNLQGAEVSATDLRAAAALILTGLVSEGVTRVTKLHHLDRGYVDFHKKLAALGANIERVDIEEVVVETVVTV
- the spoIID gene encoding stage II sporulation protein D, yielding MQKGETKQSVSTIETPKDECPIFIKINNTSIPLEEYLVGVLAGEMPASFHEEALKAQAIASRTYVLKQTNNGQTPILATTAHQVFHDKDLREERWKAAFAQNEQKVQQAVEQTKQQVLTYNDQLITAMFHASSFEQTESAQNYSNSIVPYLQSVSSPEPLEETETTYTYSELNKLLKQNFTIAQYKNTKVSFNSSGRVQSITIANKTWSGREMRELLNLRATHFTWQSTTKGVTLTTLGYGHGVGMSQEGANTLAQGGTTAQEILAHYYPNTSLQTFNNCQK